GCAGATTATGGGGCATGGAAACAGACAGACCGATAAATGTGTGGTGTTGTATGTATTActggctttgtgtgtgtgtgtgcgtgtcgtGTTTTTGGGCGTGTATGCTTGGCATGTGTGAGCGTTTTGCGTGTGCCTTAAAGTGTATGTGTTCCGTGTCCTATCTGTACAGAACCTCCCTCCGCCCAGCAAAACATAGAGTATGAAAGCTTTAAGCTGATCTAAACCGCATATTACGGCTGTCGTTGGCACTCTCCGGCACCCGCACTCACCCGTATTAAAGTCCAGGCCCTGGGTATCGACCAGGAACTGCAGTATGTCGCCCTGCTCCTCGAGATTCTCCGTCTCGCGCAACATGGCAATCAACTCCTCCACCTCTGTGTCCGCAAAATTGGTTTCCGCCCGATGGCGTTGGATGAGAATTTTTGGCACCGTTACTATTATGCattatttacaatattttccaGAACAAAATCCCCAAAGAAATCATATTGCAACAACACAAATGAAAAGAGAACgaaaatatatcaaattaAGAGACTAAATTCGAGTTAAAAGAAACGAATGGTatgcaggggggagggggacgggCGGGAAACTAACTCTCGTGCTGGCGAACAAACTCGCTGCGTCTATCGATGGTCGTGCGGTTCGATCCGTGGGGATCCACGGGATAGATATTCTCGCGTATGACCAGCTCGTTGCCCAGATGGAGACTCGGGGTGCTGGGCCCCTCCTCGGGCGTGGTGGCGAACACTGAGACGTGGCTCTGCTTGTTGGGCTGGAGCCAGGGCGGCGGTACCACCGACGACAGCCGTCGTTCGGTGAGGGGTGCGGGTCCCTCCATTCCCAGGTTATCGgctgcaaaacaaaacaaaacaaaatatatagcCATGTATATATGTGGAAAAGAAAAGCCTTACAGTCCACATTTATGGAGCGTGTCTTCTTGATGGCTCCCTTGCAGGACATGCGACGGCGTAGAGTTCGTGGCCTTAGCTGTCCGCCGCGTAGGTTCATGGTACTGCGATTGCTGAAGGACCGCAGCAGGTGCTCGTCCAAATACGTCTGCACATCGGAATGCAGACGATCCGGATAACCGTCCTCGGTGCTGCCCAGAAAACTCAAGTCCGTGATGGCCGACGTGTTCAGAAAGTCCTTCAGGCTGCCCAACATCACGCGGGTGCCGTTGATGTAGCCAGACTTGAGTTTCCTCATCGTTTGGATCATGGCCAGCGGTATCTTGTCCTGGTCTGGATCGGTTATTGATACAAAATTTTAGCTAAACTTCTGCTTCAATGTTCTGTTTTCAAAATTTGCGATATGGATGCGGCTCATGTTTTCTTGATTGATTGAacggagtggaatggaatggtgtTTTGTGGTTGCTGTTCGTTATTAGGGCGATGTTTCTTATAGCTATGGTTTAGTCAcacaataaatacaacaataaCCGATATAGCATGGATCATATCCTTATCaaaaattccagcaccttcagGGGATTTCGGGGATTAGTCGAGTGCGCAAATCAAACcaagcgaaacgaaaatactAACTAGGAACATTAGGAACTAGGTACAAGTTTAGCCACAGCCATTGCCGCCACACCAAGGGAGTTACGGGAGGGAATTAGGGGTCTACTTTTGGCTAATAGATACACAGAATATATAGGATTTCGTGAGCATAGGTGGGTGGatgaagcaaacaaaaaatatacaacaaaaaaactacGAGACGCGTCACAAGCaaaaggggggggggcaaCAATTTCAAGATTCTTTTGGTGAAAAATTTGGATTGAAACCATATTTCAAAGGGAACAATTTTTCAAACATTTATGTCTTAAGATTACAGAAATTCCAATCtcaatttttaaacaaatggATAGAAGATAGTGCTTTTAGatctcaaaaatatatattatggtataaataccattataattttaaattttttttataccaGGGATCGTAGGGATTAAAATCATACAAtcaaaattaatacaaaaaaaacgagggggaacgttgtgagttgctgcggacaccgcaactctacggttatacccgatactaagtcagtatggctctcctccggcagacgccgctaatattaaacgacacgacaaagagtgcgtgcgagagagacagaaaatcagtctgagcgtgacgtaacgcgctgcgtagccactgcaaattgatttgtttcctttcgctataaaaatgatctgatctgatccagattcagcaatctgatagatatggtcgctatctatgattctgcgtttttagttttctcgaatctgcaatattgtggatgcaacagattttcgtcctttgtgggggcggaagggggtgtggcgaaattttgagataaaggttttatagtgagatctaacagaagtgcggataccaaatttggttactctagctttaatagtctctgagatttgtgaatatccccagatttgcatcctttgcgggggcggaagggggtgtggcgaaattttgaaacaaactcgtctcggtccgatatattaggagtgtggataccaaatttggttgctctagcttttatagtctctgagatctaggcgctaatgttttactctaagcaaagccgcctatgctacctgtgtgttagagagagacagggcgagaaaaaataaaattgttttcttgatgctggctataatagtaatacgatctaattcagattctgcagtctaaaagatatggtcattctctacgattctgcgtttttggttttcttgtatctttaaaattgtggatgccacagattttcgccctttgtgggggcggaggtgggcggggcaaagttttgaaatatttttgtagcagtgacatatcacagaagtctggatccaaaacatcgttgctctagctcttatagtctttgagcattaggcgctgaaggggacggacagacggacggacggacagacggacagacggacagacagacatggctcaatcgactcggctattgatgctgatcaagaatatatatactttatggggtcggaaacgattccttctggacgttacacacatccgcttttaccacaaatctaatataccccaatactcattttgagtatcgggtataaaaagtgtTGTATTGAACGGAGAGGAGTCTATCGAAAAGTGATATATATTACATATTTGTTCCATTTCGTTTGGTAAGTTCTGAAAGGACATATAGCAAATACCTGACATCTGAAAGCATTATCAGCTAGTTGATTGATGGTCTCAGACTTAGGTGTTTTTAAACTCTTTAAAGATCATAAATACATATCACTCTTCGAGTTAGAATATATTCTATTTGTTGttaaatttgtaataaaaGTGAATCCGTTTCTAGGTTATCTCACGACAAAACAGGGCTGCTGACTCTGGCTTGTGATCTCTGGTtaatagtacatatatatctataaaaaGGTCGATCCGAATGCCATTGAATTGCTGTttaaatttcccataagcaaAAGGTGAGGGAAATTGCCATTCACGCGTGATCGTAATGGAACTCTGGCACAGATCAGTGGGTGTTTTTTTCATTCTAAATTTAGATGTTCATCAAATCTTTAAAATGGTAGACCTATTATACCCCTGGTTCCACTGGGGGCACTTTTGATGCGAATGTttaaatttcccataagcgaacggtGAAGGAAATAGAACTGTGGCATTTCCATGTCAAGTGCAGGGGATGCATAGATGGGGTGTAAACTAAAATCAATTACAAAGCCACCACAGAACGGGGTTTATAGAGAGCACACATAGGAAAGAGTAGCCATACAAGAATTCATacaaatttgcatatatttaCATGGGTTACAGGAGAGTTTGGAGGCAGCTTAAAGGGGAGTAGTAGAAAGCTAGAGGAAATGCTAATTGCAGACACAAGCAAAGAGATCATACATAGATCACAGGATCCATTAATACTGGAGTTCAATAtcaatttgttgttggttttgttgtgtgtgtgtgtgtgtgtttgtgtgtgggggtaGGGGGAGTGTTGCTGGAATAtatgggttttgttttttgggatGCAGAattggggttttttttgtggtttttggtttggaATAGTAATTACCTAGCATATAGTGGGTTGCCATTAGTGTGATTGTCGGCCTGCCCAACATGTGACGCCAATTGTTGGTCAAGAATGCTAAATTTGTGGTAAAATTGCTGGCAAGCAAATCGGGATCGCGTGTTGTATAGTATTCTTCATAGTCGATATGCTGTGTAAgtgttttattgttgttgattgattgattgattgattggttttgtttgttttcagcgtttgttttgttggttggttggttggttggttgcaTTTCgtataaaataaacaagagAAAGGTATTTtgattgtgtttttttttatagattttctATGGCCAATTTTCAAGGTGGGGATCAAAGAGGATACAACTCAAGAGGGAAGAGGGAAGAGGAAAGATCAATCAGAGCAAATGGAAATGTCAACTAAAAGCTAAGAAAAATCCATAACAAAGATGtaattatgtatgtacacaaataataatagtatcaagtgtttgtttttccaacTTATTTCAGTGATGGGTTCTACCATAACCAAGAACCTaagtaaaataataattaaagcTAGTAGAATCGATTGATTATCTATGTCACTTGGTTCAATAAGTCCCTGATTTGTTGCAAAAGTACAACTGATTGCAAATTACGATGTAGTACGAGGGCCAATACGGGGGGGTCTTTATTGGAAATTATATATATGAATGCTACGGCATtatattttacttattttttgaGATCTCTGaatatacataaatcataACTGCCGCATACAAGGACTACTTAAGATTCAGTATaaattttaacaataaaaaagttttgtgtattttctgTATTAAATCGCGGGGACCTATTGAACCATACGATACTGGAAAATCGGGGGTACACTTGAACCCCCATTTGACAATCAAGATGCCATTTGATGAGAGCAAACGAAGGCACTTGCTGCGGACATTGGGGCAATCGAATGGAATCATATATCATAAATGGTTctctaataaataaataaattcaagtgcgtatttgtgtgtgtgtgtgtgtgtttgtgtgcatgtgtgtcaattaatttataaacaatACAGAAAGATACCAAACGCAAACCcttgcaaataaatttcaatttaaaaaaaaaaggaaaacgtaataataaaaacagaTAAAAGAGTAGCAGATAAAATAGATAGTAGGGAGAGTAGAACCatacacaaagagagagagagggagttacataataaatgaaacaacaaTTAAAGAAACTTAAAATACAGAATAATTTGATGAAGAAGAtatagaaaacagaaaacagaaaaaatatttgtttttttctgtgtttggAACCGACCTAAGTGGATGCGCTTCAGCACTAGGGTGACCAGTGGCCGGCCCAGCAGATCCCAAGCGGACTTGAGAAAATTGATTTCGCCCTTAAGGATGTCGATCATGAGTTCGTTATCGGAGGCTATATAGAATCGCGACAAGTCGGCAAACTGATGCACATCATACGataatataataatgataTAAAGTAAATagtttttcaaataaaaaatcaaaatcaaaataaataatacttaGAACAGAGCTTACACAGAGCAAACAGAGGAGGAAAGAGAGGTACTGGGTACTGGGAGCTGGATACTGGGAGCAGGGATTCCGTTTAAACGATCAAAGCTGTGGACTCACCTGCGGCGTGAAGGCAAATATACGATCCTTTAGGGAGTAGAGCTTGCTGGTGCTGAGTATGCCCACATCCCGGGACTTGCGGCCACTGAGGCCCAGCTTGCGGTTGCGCCCCAGATACGTGTACAGGTGGCTAAGGACACGGGCCGGCTGCACCTCGATGGGCGCCACCTCGGCTATGGTCTGGACGTGCAGATCATGCTCGGCCAGCTTGTCGCGTATCTCATTGTCCTCGGCAATGATCACCACTTGGACGACCACATCGGGTTTCTTTTGGGCACCCAGGCGACGATTCAATGGATCCAATTCACCCACAGCCAGGAAACCCTTTagggaaatataaataaaagagtTTTTAACTCCATAATGGCtccaatatatatatgtatgtatgtacttaccTCTTGCAGTAGGCGGCCCAAAATGAAGAGCGATTGACCCCAAAGGAAGGGGCAACGGCCCACAACTTCGCGTATCTGTGAGCCGGGCTTTTGGTACTCTTGTCCAACCAGATCCTGGCGCACAGCATAGCTTTCGGGCACCAGCAGTGTGCCATCCTCTGAGCGGACCATTATCTTTTCCAAACGATCGGCATACTCCTGCACCGAGCGCTTGTCGTTTTGAAATGCATGGAACAGGATGAGGTAGCAGAAGAAGAGCGGCCATTcgcactcgatgttctcgaacATGCGCAGCTCCCATCGCTCGTAGTAGAGCCTGGAGGGATCCTCTTTCGGTGTGCGATAGCCATCGCGCAGGAAACGCTTGCAACCGTATTTGCCCTGAAGGCGGGACAGAATCGCGTCTTTGGTGTTGTGTATCAGCTGGGCATCGTCCACGGCGAACGCGGGAAAGCCAATCACACAGAGGAGGCCCGAGTCCAGCTCCTTGCTGTTCGATTCACGTGGCAGCATCGACTGCAGGACGGCCTGGCATTTGTGGGCTTCGTCGGCCAGCACATGAATGACGCTGGCCGGTCCGCCGCGTGCGCCAAACAAATCCAACTCGTTCATGGCCTCCAAGGCGGCCTTGGCCATGCCAATGGAGCTGGCATTCAATTCCGGCTCACCTGAAAGATCGAATTTTGAGTAGAACTGAGCACCAAAAGGGAGGGGAAGGAAAGGGAACACCCACCATGATTTGTCTTGTCGCCACGCTCCCAGATGCCATAGTCAGGTATGGAGTAGGCCGACTCAATGTAAAAGACCAGATTCTGTATGAACGAGACTTCGTCCAGGGTGAAGACAATCTGCAGGCCGGAGGCTGTCATTTGGGCCAGGATCAGGAGATATAGGGATACGGCATCGATCTGCAGATGACCCCACTCGTTATCCCCGACCACGGGCAGGCCATTCTTGCTGGAGTACTTGGCATGCAGGGAGTCGCACGGGCTCTGGGTCATCTTGAACTTTTCGACCTTGTCTTTTTGATTCATCATGGCCATGAGCAGGCCGCGCATTAGCTTCACACAGCTTTGCTCCAGCTCATAGCATTTGGCACGATCCTCGTCCTGGTCGGCGATCTTCTTGTAGGCCATCGACAGGCCCCAAACGGCCAGGATGCAGTACACATTGTCGCGAATCCATGCGTGCGAATTGACATTGGAGGCAGGAAACAGGCCGGTCACCGGCTCCTGGTGCGCCAATATCAGACGGTGAACAATCCGCTGATAGTAGTCCAAGCGGACGCCCGAATTGCTACGCGAACGCATCTCGGATATGTGTGTGCTGTTGTCACTAAACTACATGTAAAAAGAGCACGTCAAATGTGTgttgggtgctgctgctcttgaCATGATCACTTACATAATTTATAATCGTTTGTTGTGGTCTGTCTGTGGCGCAGGCACGCACGCATGCAATTGTTGTCTCACGGCCGTGAGAGGTGCCtcacacagaggcagaggatgaCCGACCGTCCCGACCACTGCACGCGCTGCTTCCTCAACCTCTAGAACCCGCTAGAAAAGTCGTCAACACTTGCACTCCAGCTCATTCTCGATGAGAAGTCGTATGTGAAGTAACGCGAGATGCCACAATCAATATCAATGTATGTTCTGTCCGTTCtttgcaaataaaatgtattgtaattaaaaaaccaaaccaaaagtCAACTCAATGTCATGCAGTGTGACCAGAGCAGATCGTAATGAGTCGTTCATgagcgaacaaaaaaaaaaagaactacTAATCGTTCTTTCATGGTCGAATATCGATTTTGTCATCGGTTTAGTATTCAAATCTAGCTAGGATCCTCTGAACTGATCCGATAGACTAAAcagttttctacaagattaTCCAATTTTAAGTACTCTTTTATTGtgtttgattataaaatacgGCTAAAAGAAAAACGGTCAACAAATAATATCGCATATCGcttttaaaaaatactacaaataaacaatacaaataatgCCTATTCCATAGTTAGGCAGATCGTTGAACGGTGTGTGCCGACTAGAAAATACCAACAGAACTTCTGTTCGGGAAAACGCTAAGTAGCGATAAATAGTAGCTAGAAAATACCAGTAAAAATACCTATCGGAGAAAGTATCAACAAGAACATTTTGAATTCCAGATAATGGAGGTGCCAAAAATGAACACGAATCGGGTAGAGAGCTTCAATTACAGCTTCGAGTTTTATCTGCTCCATCTGCAGCTCGTACTCCATTCCTATTCAGCATCTCTATCTGGAGCTTTGCTAATTTCTGTGAAAGAAACTACAGCCTGTAAGCACAGACCTACCTTATCTTCCCACATCTTCTCGCCTGCTCTTAAAGCAGCAAACCACGTTTTACCTTTAGCTTCTGTCGCTTCAATTGTCAGAGGGGTACTCAACAGATTGTTCCTTGAGCCGCGTCTGGCATTTGGGGGTCACGAAAAttcaataattaaaatttgaatacGTTATCAAGTTTTTGGAGGATACGAAAGGCAATCACCCTTTGCTTAATGTCATAAATGGATCAACAAAAGTTCAATTAAATAGATAGTAGAGATAGTACCCCCGTGCTAAAGTCGAGACTTGTTTTCTTGTCAGTATCGAGTGATTATTATTCAATTTTCACAAAGTGTATGTCGATTATCAATTATGAGGATGATGATCAATGATGATGGTTATTATTAATGCAGCTGTACGTCTAGTCGCGACGACTGCGCTTGCGTTCCGATTGGCTGTTGCGCTCGCTTTTCTCCTCGGCACGTTTGGGCGCCTTCTTGGCCATGTTTAAGAACTGATCGAGACCGAAGGggtcctcctccttctcgaATTCGACGGGCCCGCTGCGCACGGCACCGGCCGTTTCACGTGATGCTCCCGAGAATTGCTTGTCCGGGACAAATCGTTTGGTATTCACAATGGCATCCAAGTCACCGCCGTAATTGTCGCTGTCCGCCTGCTTGCTGGGCCTGTAGATGTGGTTACCCAGGGTGTTGGCGTCGCGCCATGGCTTGTCGTACACGTTGTAGGCCTCATCGTCGCCGTAGCCCGAGTCCATGCCTTTGGTGGTGTTGAAGAGACGCTGATCGAAGAGGGTTTCGCCATTGCCGGCACTCTTGGCGGGCAGGCCCAGGGCTATCTGTTCAGAAATgtccctctctcgctccttCTGCAGCTTTGAACGCTTCTCGGGCGCTGCACGCTGCAGATTTCTATCACGTTGTCGCTCCCTTTGTCGCTCGGCTCGCAGATCGTTGCGCTCGCGAGCCTCCACCCCATTGGCTCCACCTCCGATGGGATCGCTAGCTGTTTCCGGGTTTCGCAGGCCAGCACGCTCTTCACGCGCCCGCTGGGCCATCATCCGCAGCATGTCCTCcttcttctctttctccttttGGGCCAGCTTCTTCTCCAGCTGTGCGCGTGCCTCCACCGCCTCGCGGGCCTTGCGATCGGCTATGTACAGGGCCTCAGCCATCTTGGCGAACTTCTCATTGATGTGAACCTGCTGCAGGCCCCGACCATCGGCAGCCAAACGCTTGTCCAGCGGAATGGT
The sequence above is a segment of the Drosophila pseudoobscura strain MV-25-SWS-2005 chromosome X, UCI_Dpse_MV25, whole genome shotgun sequence genome. Coding sequences within it:
- the LOC4815147 gene encoding probable phosphorylase b kinase regulatory subunit alpha isoform X8, whose product is MRSRSNSGVRLDYYQRIVHRLILAHQEPVTGLFPASNVNSHAWIRDNVYCILAVWGLSMAYKKIADQDEDRAKCYELEQSCVKLMRGLLMAMMNQKDKVEKFKMTQSPCDSLHAKYSSKNGLPVVGDNEWGHLQIDAVSLYLLILAQMTASGLQIVFTLDEVSFIQNLVFYIESAYSIPDYGIWERGDKTNHGEPELNASSIGMAKAALEAMNELDLFGARGGPASVIHVLADEAHKCQAVLQSMLPRESNSKELDSGLLCVIGFPAFAVDDAQLIHNTKDAILSRLQGKYGCKRFLRDGYRTPKEDPSRLYYERWELRMFENIECEWPLFFCYLILFHAFQNDKRSVQEYADRLEKIMVRSEDGTLLVPESYAVRQDLVGQEYQKPGSQIREVVGRCPFLWGQSLFILGRLLQEGFLAVGELDPLNRRLGAQKKPDVVVQVVIIAEDNEIRDKLAEHDLHVQTIAEVAPIEVQPARVLSHLYTYLGRNRKLGLSGRKSRDVGILSTSKLYSLKDRIFAFTPQHIDYEEYYTTRDPDLLASNFTTNLAFLTNNWRHMLGRPTITLMATHYMLDQDKIPLAMIQTMRKLKSGYINGTRVMLGSLKDFLNTSAITDLSFLGSTEDGYPDRLHSDVQTYLDEHLLRSFSNRSTMNLRGGQLRPRTLRRRMSCKGAIKKTRSINVDSDNLGMEGPAPLTERRLSSVVPPPWLQPNKQSHVSVFATTPEEGPSTPSLHLGNELVIRENIYPVDPHGSNRTTIDRRSEFVRQHEITVPKILIQRHRAETNFADTEVEELIAMLRETENLEEQGDILQFLVDTQGLDFNTGMLEEGRVVTVRDLLKGLYEKACQQKLWGLVRHTAGMLGKRVEDLAKAVTDLLVRQKQVTVGMPPNNEHTITAPLPEGELRQLIHDAYGDDESTSMLTQELMVYLAMFIRTEPQLFHEMLRLRVGLIIQVMAKELSRTLNCDGEAASEHLLNLSPFEMKNLLYHILSGKEFAVSSVARGNLSIVSCKSSRVSKKSQIGLGDPEGEDALLATIDDRQGQWLRRRRLDGALNRVPRDFYSRVWTVLEKCQGLAIEGRVLQQSLTQEMTPGELKFALEVETALNQIPQPEYRQLVVEALMVLTLVTEHNMVPSLGGIIYVEHLVHKANQLFLEDQRKVQGDATLCCAKIKDGKEQQQAASGMLLCGGAAYICQHLYDSAPSGSYGTMTYLSRAVALVLDCVPKHGEMECAIS
- the LOC4815147 gene encoding probable phosphorylase b kinase regulatory subunit alpha isoform X6, encoding MRSRSNSGVRLDYYQRIVHRLILAHQEPVTGLFPASNVNSHAWIRDNVYCILAVWGLSMAYKKIADQDEDRAKCYELEQSCVKLMRGLLMAMMNQKDKVEKFKMTQSPCDSLHAKYSSKNGLPVVGDNEWGHLQIDAVSLYLLILAQMTASGLQIVFTLDEVSFIQNLVFYIESAYSIPDYGIWERGDKTNHGEPELNASSIGMAKAALEAMNELDLFGARGGPASVIHVLADEAHKCQAVLQSMLPRESNSKELDSGLLCVIGFPAFAVDDAQLIHNTKDAILSRLQGKYGCKRFLRDGYRTPKEDPSRLYYERWELRMFENIECEWPLFFCYLILFHAFQNDKRSVQEYADRLEKIMVRSEDGTLLVPESYAVRQDLVGQEYQKPGSQIREVVGRCPFLWGQSLFILGRLLQEGFLAVGELDPLNRRLGAQKKPDVVVQVVIIAEDNEIRDKLAEHDLHVQTIAEVAPIEVQPARVLSHLYTYLGRNRKLGLSGRKSRDVGILSTSKLYSLKDRIFAFTPQHIDYEEYYTTRDPDLLASNFTTNLAFLTNNWRHMLGRPTITLMATHYMLDQDKIPLAMIQTMRKLKSGYINGTRVMLGSLKDFLNTSAITDLSFLGSTEDGYPDRLHSDVQTYLDEHLLRSFSNRSTMNLRGGQLRPRTLRRRMSCKGAIKKTRSINVDSDNLGMEGPAPLTERRLSSVVPPPWLQPNKQSHVSVFATTPEEGPSTPSLHLGNELVIRENIYPVDPHGSNRTTIDRRSEFVRQHEITVPKILIQRHRAETNFADTEVEELIAMLRETENLEEQGDILQFLVDTQGLDFNTAGLGFKNKSDDNASAAAGAGGMLEEGRVVTVRDLLKGLYEKACQQKLWGLVRHTAGMLGKRVEDLAKAVTDLLVRQKQVTVGMPPNNEHTITAPLPEGELRQLIHDAYGDDESTSMLTQELMVYLAMFIRTEPQLFHEMLRLRVGLIIQVMAKELSRTLNCDGEAASEHLLNLSPFEMKNLLYHILSGKEFAVSSVARGNLSIVSCKSSRVSKKSQIGLGDPEGEDALLATIDDRQGQWLRRRRLDGALNRVPRDFYSRVWTVLEKCQGLAIEGRVLQQSLTQEMTPGELKFALEVETALNQIPQPEYRQLVVEALMVLTLVTEHNMVPSLGGIIYVEHLVHKANQLFLEDQRKVQGDATLCCAKIKDGKEQQQAASGMLLCGGAAYICQHLYDSAPSGSYGTMTYLSRAVALVLDCVPKHGEMECAIS
- the LOC4815147 gene encoding probable phosphorylase b kinase regulatory subunit alpha isoform X2; this translates as MRSRSNSGVRLDYYQRIVHRLILAHQEPVTGLFPASNVNSHAWIRDNVYCILAVWGLSMAYKKIADQDEDRAKCYELEQSCVKLMRGLLMAMMNQKDKVEKFKMTQSPCDSLHAKYSSKNGLPVVGDNEWGHLQIDAVSLYLLILAQMTASGLQIVFTLDEVSFIQNLVFYIESAYSIPDYGIWERGDKTNHGEPELNASSIGMAKAALEAMNELDLFGARGGPASVIHVLADEAHKCQAVLQSMLPRESNSKELDSGLLCVIGFPAFAVDDAQLIHNTKDAILSRLQGKYGCKRFLRDGYRTPKEDPSRLYYERWELRMFENIECEWPLFFCYLILFHAFQNDKRSVQEYADRLEKIMVRSEDGTLLVPESYAVRQDLVGQEYQKPGSQIREVVGRCPFLWGQSLFILGRLLQEGFLAVGELDPLNRRLGAQKKPDVVVQVVIIAEDNEIRDKLAEHDLHVQTIAEVAPIEVQPARVLSHLYTYLGRNRKLGLSGRKSRDVGILSTSKLYSLKDRIFAFTPQFADLSRFYIASDNELMIDILKGEINFLKSAWDLLGRPLVTLVLKRIHLDQDKIPLAMIQTMRKLKSGYINGTRVMLGSLKDFLNTSAITDLSFLGSTEDGYPDRLHSDVQTYLDEHLLRSFSNRSTMNLRGGQLRPRTLRRRMSCKGAIKKTRSINVDSDNLGMEGPAPLTERRLSSVVPPPWLQPNKQSHVSVFATTPEEGPSTPSLHLGNELVIRENIYPVDPHGSNRTTIDRRSEFVRQHEITVPKILIQRHRAETNFADTEVEELIAMLRETENLEEQGDILQFLVDTQGLDFNTAGLGFKNKSDDNASAAAGAGELEQAFVDEVVLGLAASAAGGGGTGAGGGAVASSSGDGREVNTKPKSAAAAILLPTVIIDDAGASITATPKAATDKANATSTPKTTSTPGGATAATANNSSSSSNSHNISSSSNSNNSSLNLNVNPSNNDSSHSEGMLEEGRVVTVRDLLKGLYEKACQQKLWGLVRHTAGMLGKRVEDLAKAVTDLLVRQKQVTVGMPPNNEHTITAPLPEGELRQLIHDAYGDDESTSMLTQELMVYLAMFIRTEPQLFHEMLRLRVGLIIQVMAKELSRTLNCDGEAASEHLLNLSPFEMKNLLYHILSGKEFAVSSVARGNLSIVSCKSSRVSKKSQIGLGDPEGEDALLATIDDRQGQWLRRRRLDGALNRVPRDFYSRVWTVLEKCQGLAIEGRVLQQSLTQEMTPGELKFALEVETALNQIPQPEYRQLVVEALMVLTLVTEHNMVPSLGGIIYVEHLVHKANQLFLEDQRKVQGDATLCCAKIKDGKEQQQAASGMLLCGGAAYICQHLYDSAPSGSYGTMTYLSRAVALVLDCVPKHGEMECAIS
- the LOC4815147 gene encoding probable phosphorylase b kinase regulatory subunit alpha isoform X9 codes for the protein MRSRSNSGVRLDYYQRIVHRLILAHQEPVTGLFPASNVNSHAWIRDNVYCILAVWGLSMAYKKIADQDEDRAKCYELEQSCVKLMRGLLMAMMNQKDKVEKFKMTQSPCDSLHAKYSSKNGLPVVGDNEWGHLQIDAVSLYLLILAQMTASGLQIVFTLDEVSFIQNLVFYIESAYSIPDYGIWERGDKTNHGEPELNASSIGMAKAALEAMNELDLFGARGGPASVIHVLADEAHKCQAVLQSMLPRESNSKELDSGLLCVIGFPAFAVDDAQLIHNTKDAILSRLQGKYGCKRFLRDGYRTPKEDPSRLYYERWELRMFENIECEWPLFFCYLILFHAFQNDKRSVQEYADRLEKIMVRSEDGTLLVPESYAVRQDLVGQEYQKPGSQIREVVGRCPFLWGQSLFILGRLLQEGFLAVGELDPLNRRLGAQKKPDVVVQVVIIAEDNEIRDKLAEHDLHVQTIAEVAPIEVQPARVLSHLYTYLGRNRKLGLSGRKSRDVGILSTSKLYSLKDRIFAFTPQFADLSRFYIASDNELMIDILKGEINFLKSAWDLLGRPLVTLVLKRIHLDQDKIPLAMIQTMRKLKSGYINGTRVMLGSLKDFLNTSAITDLSFLGSTEDGYPDRLHSDVQTYLDEHLLRSFSNRSTMNLRGGQLRPRTLRRRMSCKGAIKKTRSINVDSDNLGMEGPAPLTERRLSSVVPPPWLQPNKQSHVSVFATTPEEGPSTPSLHLGNELVIRENIYPVDPHGSNRTTIDRRSEFVRQHEITVPKILIQRHRAETNFADTEVEELIAMLRETENLEEQGDILQFLVDTQGLDFNTGMLEEGRVVTVRDLLKGLYEKACQQKLWGLVRHTAGMLGKRVEDLAKAVTDLLVRQKQVTVGMPPNNEHTITAPLPEGELRQLIHDAYGDDESTSMLTQELMVYLAMFIRTEPQLFHEMLRLRVGLIIQVMAKELSRTLNCDGEAASEHLLNLSPFEMKNLLYHILSGKEFAVSSVARGNLSIVSCKSSRVSKKSQIGLGDPEGEDALLATIDDRQGQWLRRRRLDGALNRVPRDFYSRVWTVLEKCQGLAIEGRVLQQSLTQEMTPGELKFALEVETALNQIPQPEYRQLVVEALMVLTLVTEHNMVPSLGGIIYVEHLVHKANQLFLEDQRKVQGDATLCCAKIKDGKEQQQAASGMLLCGGAAYICQHLYDSAPSGSYGTMTYLSRAVALVLDCVPKHGEMECAIS